A stretch of Mycobacterium sp. ITM-2016-00316 DNA encodes these proteins:
- a CDS encoding nitroreductase family protein, translating to MATASSDIWEVLSTARTIRRFTDEPVDDATLARCLEAATWAPSGANAQAWRFVVLRSPEQRAVVAEAARQALSVIEPVYGMSRPADEETDRVARNNRATYELHDRAEEFTSVLFVQKRFPTASDLLLGGSIFPAMQNFLLAARAQGLGACLTSWASYGGEALLRDAVGVPDDWMLGGHIVIGWPKGRHGRLRRRPLTHAVNLDHWDEPADHLLVTTT from the coding sequence ATGGCAACTGCGAGCAGTGACATCTGGGAGGTGCTGTCGACGGCGCGGACCATTCGGCGCTTCACGGACGAACCCGTGGACGATGCGACGCTGGCACGCTGCTTGGAGGCCGCGACCTGGGCCCCGTCCGGTGCGAACGCGCAGGCCTGGCGGTTCGTGGTGCTGCGTTCACCTGAACAACGGGCTGTGGTGGCCGAAGCCGCGCGGCAGGCGCTGTCGGTCATCGAACCGGTCTACGGGATGAGCAGGCCGGCCGATGAGGAAACCGACCGGGTGGCCCGCAACAACCGGGCCACTTACGAGCTGCACGATCGCGCCGAGGAGTTCACCTCGGTGCTGTTCGTGCAGAAGCGCTTTCCCACCGCGTCCGACCTGCTGCTTGGCGGGTCCATTTTCCCGGCGATGCAGAACTTTCTGCTGGCTGCCCGCGCACAAGGTCTCGGTGCCTGCCTGACGAGCTGGGCGTCCTACGGCGGCGAAGCGCTGCTGCGTGACGCCGTCGGCGTCCCCGACGACTGGATGCTCGGCGGGCACATCGTCATCGGCTGGCCCAAAGGCAGGCACGGCAGGTTACGGCGCCGCCCGCTCACCCACGCCGTCAACCTGGACCACTGGGACGAACCCGCCGACCACCTGCTCGTCACCACGACCTAG